The Coleofasciculus chthonoplastes PCC 7420 region CCCAGCTACTTCAAATAAGAGGCGAGTCTGGTATGCTCAACTCCTATATCTACCACGACGATCGCAAACCTCTAAGCCGCTGGTTATGGGCGCAAGACCGCTATATGCTGATTGAAAATAAGAAAATCCTGGAAACGTCTCCCGGTGAACTTAGTTTAGGCGATCGCATTCGGCGGCAAAAAATTCTCGCTCCCTTCGTCATCCTGTTCTACTGTCTGATCTTCAACCAAGGTATTCTCGACGGTTGGTATGGCTGGTATTATGCACTCCAGCGAACCCTGGCAGAAATCCTACTCTCCATTCGTCTAATCGAAATGGAAAAATTTGCATCTCAAGTACCCACCATGTCGGACAGATCTGTTTCCAACAGAATCGCAGCCCCATCTACCCAATCGGTTAACCCTTCTGTCTTGGTGGAAAAATAAACTCAATCTGCCAGAATACATCTCTCATACAAGCCATGGCATGTCTTTATATCACTGCCTTATCTGAATAAGTTGGGTTTCGTAGCTTACCTCAACCCAACCTAAAAAATTGACATGCACCCAATGTTACAAGAGGCTGACAACAGCGGATTTGGTATTATCCTCCTGTTCCTTGACCCATTGTATTCGTTTTACGTCCTTTTCTCCCATCTCTTCCATTAGGGCTTGATGCAAACTCTGAAATGACTGACTTATGCAATACGTTAGAATACTCTTGTGCAATCAAATCAGGAGTAAAATGAGATTGTAAATACCGACGACCCGCTTCACCCATACGCTTGACTAATCGTTCATCTGTGGACAACTGTTGAATAAATTCTGCCAAACCTTTCGCATCACCATTACTGAACGCTGCACCACATTCAGCCTCCGCAATCAGCGCCTGTAAATAAGACTGAGGTTCACAAATCGCAGCAATTGGACGTCCTGCGGCTAAGGCGGCATAAAGTTTACTGGGGGCGACTAAACCTTCCATCCCTGAACTAATGCTAACTAAGGATAAGTCCCCTGAAGTAAGTGAATAGGGTAGGTTTTGTTTATCTTGATAGGGTAAAAAGCGACAATTCCTTAAACCCAGTAGACGAGTTTGGGCTTCAAAGGCTTCCCGCTTAGCACCATTACCAATAAACACAAACAAAATTGGCTTATGTTGTAACAGTTGGGCAGCGTTGAGAATCGTTTCCATATCATGACAGCGACCCATATTTCCGGAATAGAGTACCGTAAACCGATCAACTAGATTGAAGTTTTGGGCAAACCAATTATCCTGTTTAGCAATGGGTACAATCCAATTGGCATCTGCCCAATTATGAATAACGGTAATTTTGTCGTTCAGGGCGGGACATTTAGCGGCGATACGATTTTTCATCGAAGGACTCAAGACCACAATTTGTTGAGCCTGTTTCCAAATATGGCAGTTCACTGTATTCCAGAATTTGACCAGCCAGTGGCGATGAGACACAACATTGAGTTCGACTGCAACATCTGGATATAAATCATAGACTAAACAAACATAAGGAAGTCCAAATAACTTTTTCGCTAAATATCCCAAAATGGGCAAAAACGGCGGAGCAGTGGTTAACAGGAGTATGTCCCCCCGACTACGGGTTCTGAGTAAATGCAGTCCAGCCCGCAAACAAAATATTAGTCCATTCAAGGCTTTACCGCGAATACGTTTTGACCAAATCCGAGTCGCTCGCGATCGCTGAACGATCAGTTGCTGAAAATACTCCCTTGCTGGTGCTGACTGGCTGTTAAATGCATAACCCGGTTGTCCAGTAAACACTCGCACAGACAAACCTTGTTTGCCTAACTCGACAGCCAGTTCTTCTATTAGCTGTCCGGTTGCGGCGTAGTCAGGGGGGTAATATTGAGTTAAGATCGATAAACGGAGGGATTTACTATGCCGTAGGGGAGTCTCACTATTGCTCATGTTTCTGTGTTACTGACTGGGATTTAAAATAGATATCAAATTACGCTAAATCTTACACATTAATTTACCAATATCCGGATCGCATCAGCACTCAATTGTCTAACTTTGTTGACTATTTATTTTACCCCAATTTAAACCTAATTTTTATTTTTGCATGGTTAAATTAATACGTGAATTTTAATAAAGATTACAAAAATGAGACTGATATTGGATGTGACAGTTTATGATCAAATTAAATTAGGTGATCGCTGTAATTTTTGGATCACCATATCTTAACGAACATTTCCAGCACCTTCGGATAGATTTAAATCATTCGTTGGTATTCGTTTGCCCATCCACCGTAGCGATAGGCAAGATTCGTCAACTCAAAATGCCTACACCCTGACCCTTCTATGGATTATCCTGATCGAGCGCACTAACGCTGTATTTGTAAGTAGTCATTATGATCAGCGTACACCAAAACTTCTAAAAAAGTTGTTGTCCTCCTGTCGCCGGGAGTTCTACCTGAGTCGTGAGGTCTAACCTGCGTACATCCCCACCCCCCCTGGGATCAAGAATCTAATTGTCCACTATTCGTGTCAGTTTGAGGAACGCCAACGTTTAACTGAATTATGGGTTCAAATGGAGAATATCAGCCGTTACCACCCAATCGTAATGGACACCTACCGTCAGAATTGTCCAGTCTCTCCCTGTATGAGTTAGTTGAGACAGAGGACGACAAGCTGGATTTGCGTCAGATTCTGGCGGTAGCGCGGCGACGGGCATTGGTTGTCGCGGGGATGGCGATCGCGGTGACCTCGGGAATTGTCACGAAAGTTTTGCAGCAGACGCCTAACTACGAAGGTAAGTTTCAGTTATTGGTTGGATCAGTTTCCGGTGAAGATCAGTTAGAGCAGATTAGTGAATCCCTGAATCAATCGGCTGGAGTTCAAACTAACAGTATAGATTACGAAACTCAGATTCAGGTGCTGTGGAGTCCTCAAGTGATGACTCCAATTGTCGAACAAATTCAGTCTCGCTATCCAGAAATTGACTATAATACGCTTCGCAGTCAACTGGCGATTAATCAGTTACAAGAAACGAAAATATTAGAAGTACGCTACCAAGATTCTGACCCGGAAAAAATTCAATTTATTTTAGAGCAAATTGCGACAGGGTATGTGAACTACTCGCTCTCTGAACAGCAGACAAGTACGCGACAGGGGATTCAGTTTGTCGAAGAGCAACTGCCAAAACTCCAGGGGCGGGTGGATAGTCTCCAGCAAAAACTACAGCGATTTCGCCAACAGTATAATCTGGTTAATCCGGATAGTCAGGGTCAACTGTTGACCAGTCGAGTTAGCACCATTGTCCAAGAACGTCAAAACACCCAAACCCAGCTAGATGAAGCCCGCACCCTGGCGGTGCAACTTCAAAGTCAGTTAGGGGAACTTGGACTATCTCCAAAACAAGCGATCGCGGCTTCCGCCCTCTCAGAAGCCCCCCGTTATCAGCAGTTGCTGAATCAGTTAACCGAAATTGAAAGTAAAATTGCTAGTGAATCGGCGCGGTTTACCGAACAGAGTCCCACGATTCAGGCGCTACGAGAGAAGCAACAAAATTTACTTCCTCTGCTGAGTCAGGAAGCCGGAACTGTTTTGGGGGCAAATGCTAGTGCTGTACCGGAAAATCCGGAATCTCTGGCGTCGCCTAGTTCCCTGCGTTTGGCACTGACTCAACAGCTTGTAGAGACAACGAATCAAATTAATATGCTAGAAGTGCGCTCAGGTGCGATCGCTAAAGCCGAACGGTTGATGAGTCAGCAGCTTAAGAATTTGGCAGTGGTTGCCCGTCAGTATACGGATTTACAGCGAGAGTTGAAAGTCGCCACCGAGAGTTTGAACCGATTTTTGGCAGTGCGAGAGACGCTACAAATTGAAGCCGCACAAAAAACATTGCCGTGGCAGCTTATTGCTGAACCTCAACAACCTCAAGCACCAATCTCACCCAACATACCCCACGGTATAGCATTAGGGGCTGTGGCTGGACTACTGGCAGGTGCTGGGGCAGGGTTTTTAGCGGAAAAATTGGATAAGGTGTTTCACTCAGCCGAGGAGGTGAAGGAAAAGACAGGGTTAGCGGTTTTGGGTACGATTCCTTTTCATAAGCCGCTGAAAAAACCGAGTAAATCGGCAAAAACAGCCGGAAAACTGGAAACTCCGCTATTGGCATCTCCTATCAGTCAATCCACTTATCGCTATCATGCTTCTCCATTTTTAGAGGCGTTTCGTTCGCTTCAGACGAATCTTCAGTTTATTAGTCCCGATCAACCGATTCGTTCAGTGGTAATCAGTTCGGCGGTTCCGGCTGATGGCAAATCCACTATAGCGACATTCATGGCACAAGCTGCTGCTGCGATGGGACAACGGGTATTATTGGTGGATGCCGATTTGCGGCGTCCGCAACTCCATGTGAGGACGGATTTACCCAATGTGTGGGGATTGAGTCATGTTATTTCCAGTGACATTAATGTGAAAGATGTAATTCAGCCATCACCATTGGAGGAGAATTTGTTTGTGTTAACTGCTGGGCAAATTCCACCTGATCCGACTCGATTACTCTGTTCTCAAAAGATGCAGCATTTAGTTGAGTCGTTTGAAGAAATGTTTGATTTAGTTATTTTTGATACACCACCGATGTTAGGTTTAGCTGATGCGCGGTTATTGGCGGCGCATACCGATGGAATTGTTATGGTGGTGGGATTAGGAAGAACAGATCGAACGGTATTGATGCAGGTGTTATCTGGATTGAAAACCTCTCATGCCAGAGTGTTGGGAGTGGTGGCGAATGGGGTTAAGAATTACACCACGAGTTCTTATGATTATTATCATCGCTATTATGCGAAGATGCCCCAGGAAACGACGGTGTAGAATAGGTGAGGATCGTCATTTGTCATTTGCTATATGTCATTTGTAAGGTGAAATATTTTTTAGTCTACAGGGGAAACAAGAGAAATTGTAGGGGCGGGTTTAGCCACTCAGTCAGATGATCTAACCATTAGCCTCTCAACAAAACCCGCCCTTTCCCAGTGTGGCTGAGTCTTGGTAATATCTAATTCTATGTGATTGGGATGCTCAGACCGTGCGTTTAAATAGAGTAAATAAGCTGCCAACCGTCCGGGTACTTCCTTTAACGATAAATCTTCAATCAATCGGGCAAAACGCCGCAAATGCCGCGCAAAAACGGCTAACATATTAATCGCTATCTTTGGCTGTTTTTCTAACAATTCTAAGAAAGCATCGCGCCCAAAAAATAGCAATTCGGTTTTCTCTAATGCTGTAGCCGATGCGGGAAAGCATTCGCCATCAAAAGCGGGGACTTCGGCAAAATGTTCTCCCACCCCAAAAAATTCTAATATTTGTTCTTTCCCTTCCGCTGATAACTTAAATACTTTGACTCGACCGGATTTCACGACAAAGAATCCGCTACCGTCGTCCCCTTCAACAAAAATCACCTCACCTTTATGATAGGATTTAGCGATCGCAATGGTCGCGATCGCGTCTAACTGCTCATCCGGTAAACCTCGCCAGAGTTGCGTATTGGCGAGAAAGTCACGCTGTTGAGAGGGTTGACTCACGGTGCAAAATGTGTTATGTGGCTGAAAACGGTTTACTGATAACAGTAGCCCAGATTTGCCGAACTAACATAGCCGTCTATTGGTCTTTCAATCGGCACCCAACCATTGTTTCCCTCGTTGGCGATATAAACCGTCCGATTTTTTTCTAGGGTACCAATCATTTCGCCATTCGGTTGCGATCGCACTGATGTATTCGGCGAAACCACCTGACGGCAGTTGCTACCCGGTACAGTGGAAACTCCCTCACTTGCTGGGGTAGTCGGCATGGTTTGAGATGGGGGAACCGCACCCGTACAATAATCTAGATATCTTGCCGCAACATAGCCATCCATCGGGGCGTCAATCTCTACCCATCCATCCTCCGGTTCCCCGATAATATTAACAGTTTGTGCATCTTCCAAAGTTCCAACAACCCGTCCATTCGGCTGTTGTCGGATATTCAGCATGGTATTAACATCAACCTCTCGGCAATCGTTCATTTGAGCAATCTGATAGTCATCAGAACCCTGTACAGATGGCGGTTGATTCGCACTAGCAACTTTTGGAAAAATGGTCAGTGCCAATGAATAGATGGTTGTGAATCCTAGGAGTTGCCACGTTTTTTTCGGATAGTTCATTAGATCTACTTTATCCTTTAATACTTCTATATACCCCCTAATTTTCTATAAACTTGAAGTAATCTCATCTATCTAAAGTAGAATATAGTGATGAATTATCCGGTTGATCTTGACGAGTTCAAGCAACAAGTTGCAGAAATCGAAGCGTTAGTCACAGATAATGGCATTTGGAACGATATCACAACGTTTTTTGTATTCGGTCTTAAGAATTCATTCAAGGGAACAGCAACAGGAAATATGATGGATTAGCCTCGTAGGGGCGCAAGGCTTGCGCCCAGAAATTTCGCCCGGTTTGCGCCCAGTTATGAAGCTGTGGCGGAAATTTGTCCAATAATATCAGCCAAGCGATCGCGTACCTGAAGCATCGCATCCGCTATTTCTTCATCAAGGAGGCTAGGATTTTCCCGGAGTGTGAGAATCTGTTGTTTAAGCTGTTGCAGTTGTTCCAACTGCTCTTGTTCCATATCCTCACTCTGAATCGCGGCTTCGAGTTGAGAGAATTGCTCCTCATTTTGCATCAACGACTCAATCTGTTCTCGTTGGGCAAGCAGTTGCGCGATCGCATTGTAGTACGCTTGAATCACCCGCACCCGCGCATAAGACTGATTGGCTTCTTCTTGTTGTCCTAAAGCCGATAACACGCGAGAACGCCCATACCAAGGAATCACGTCATCTGGATGCATTTCAATGGCTTGATCACAAGCACTCAGAGAAGTCTCTCCTTGGAGTTCCAGACATTCCTGCACCAAAGCATTAAACGTATCAGTTCTAGGGGAAAGGGTTTCAGCCGCCGTCACGGGGGGCATATAGAGTCCCAGCACTAATACTACTGTAATAATTACCTGCCAGAGTCTTGAAAGGTTCATGGAGATTTCTTCTTTATGGATACATAACTGTTCTACACTAACGAATGTTAACGTTGACCGAAAAAGTTTTCTTCCCCAGATCCCCCTGCTTCCCAGACGCGCCATGGCGCGTCTCTACTTCCCCCGCTTCCCCCGCTTCCCCCGCTCCCCCCGCTTCCCCCGCTTCCCCCCAGTCGTTGACAAATTGTCAAATTTTGAAACCCCGATACCCAGTATCCTTAGTTTTAGAAGGCACAAATACGATAACGTTCAGGACTGATGCATTGTCAGGGAAACAACTACTACTTCCGGGGCTTGTGGAATTTACCCCAATATGGCTCCGACTCTCCTGCAATGGCGAAAGTCTCATCTTAACCACTCACAACGATTGAAACCATTGAAACCATGATTGAAAAAATTTTGCTTGCTGTTGCCGGTCGGGGATTATGTGAAGAAATGTTTAATATGTTGACCGAAATCCCGATCATGCAACAAGTATCGGTTACGGTTCTCCATGTAGTCACCCCCCAAGTTAGTGCTGACGCCATGTCAGCCAAACTAGAAGAGGGCGGCAAGATTTTGGCAGATGCCGTTAAGTCTCTCAAAATCGATCCCAACAAAATCACACCCCGACTCAAACAGGGAGATCCCAAAGACGTAGTGCTGCAAGTAGCTCAGGAAGAGCAATCTGACCTGATCATTATGGGTTCCAGAGGACTCAAACGGTTGGAATCCATCTTGGAAAACTCGGTTAGCCAATATGTTTTCCAATTGTCCTCTCGTCCCATGTTATTGGTGAAAGACGAGATCTACGTCAAACGGATCAACCGAGTCATGGTGTCAATGAATAAATCCGAGAGTGCCAAGCAAAGCTTGGATTTGGCACTGTCTCTGATTCGGGACGTCAAAGGCGGTCAACTGTATTTGGTTCACGTCAACCCTGACCAAAAAACACCATCGGGTGAACTGATAACCACGCCTGAAACCGATCCCGTTTTGGCATCGGCGGCGGCGGAAGCGAAAAAACAAGGCGTTGCCTATAAATGTATAAATAGTAAGGGTCAGGCGGGACGAGAGATTTGTCGCTTGGCAGATGAAATGAATGTGGACTTATTGGTTTTGGGTTCTCCGGAACGCCGTCCCACCATTGCTAAGTCTCTCCCTGATTTAGACCGATTGCTGGGGACTTCCCTGTCTGACTATGTGCGGGTGTATGCGAATTGTCCCGTGTTATTAACCCGTACACCGGATTAACCACTTTTGTTCCTGTAGGGGAACAGATGCCAGATCCCCGACGTCTTGAAGAAGTCGGGGATCTCATGGGCGGAGGGTAGACAGCCAAGGC contains the following coding sequences:
- a CDS encoding tetratricopeptide repeat protein, translated to MARLGSRGIWGRKLFRSTLTFVSVEQLCIHKEEISMNLSRLWQVIITVVLVLGLYMPPVTAAETLSPRTDTFNALVQECLELQGETSLSACDQAIEMHPDDVIPWYGRSRVLSALGQQEEANQSYARVRVIQAYYNAIAQLLAQREQIESLMQNEEQFSQLEAAIQSEDMEQEQLEQLQQLKQQILTLRENPSLLDEEIADAMLQVRDRLADIIGQISATAS
- a CDS encoding SH3 domain-containing protein: MNYPKKTWQLLGFTTIYSLALTIFPKVASANQPPSVQGSDDYQIAQMNDCREVDVNTMLNIRQQPNGRVVGTLEDAQTVNIIGEPEDGWVEIDAPMDGYVAARYLDYCTGAVPPSQTMPTTPASEGVSTVPGSNCRQVVSPNTSVRSQPNGEMIGTLEKNRTVYIANEGNNGWVPIERPIDGYVSSANLGYCYQ
- a CDS encoding Crp/Fnr family transcriptional regulator; protein product: MSQPSQQRDFLANTQLWRGLPDEQLDAIATIAIAKSYHKGEVIFVEGDDGSGFFVVKSGRVKVFKLSAEGKEQILEFFGVGEHFAEVPAFDGECFPASATALEKTELLFFGRDAFLELLEKQPKIAINMLAVFARHLRRFARLIEDLSLKEVPGRLAAYLLYLNARSEHPNHIELDITKTQPHWERAGFVERLMVRSSD
- a CDS encoding universal stress protein gives rise to the protein MIEKILLAVAGRGLCEEMFNMLTEIPIMQQVSVTVLHVVTPQVSADAMSAKLEEGGKILADAVKSLKIDPNKITPRLKQGDPKDVVLQVAQEEQSDLIIMGSRGLKRLESILENSVSQYVFQLSSRPMLLVKDEIYVKRINRVMVSMNKSESAKQSLDLALSLIRDVKGGQLYLVHVNPDQKTPSGELITTPETDPVLASAAAEAKKQGVAYKCINSKGQAGREICRLADEMNVDLLVLGSPERRPTIAKSLPDLDRLLGTSLSDYVRVYANCPVLLTRTPD
- a CDS encoding GumC family protein, translating into MGSNGEYQPLPPNRNGHLPSELSSLSLYELVETEDDKLDLRQILAVARRRALVVAGMAIAVTSGIVTKVLQQTPNYEGKFQLLVGSVSGEDQLEQISESLNQSAGVQTNSIDYETQIQVLWSPQVMTPIVEQIQSRYPEIDYNTLRSQLAINQLQETKILEVRYQDSDPEKIQFILEQIATGYVNYSLSEQQTSTRQGIQFVEEQLPKLQGRVDSLQQKLQRFRQQYNLVNPDSQGQLLTSRVSTIVQERQNTQTQLDEARTLAVQLQSQLGELGLSPKQAIAASALSEAPRYQQLLNQLTEIESKIASESARFTEQSPTIQALREKQQNLLPLLSQEAGTVLGANASAVPENPESLASPSSLRLALTQQLVETTNQINMLEVRSGAIAKAERLMSQQLKNLAVVARQYTDLQRELKVATESLNRFLAVRETLQIEAAQKTLPWQLIAEPQQPQAPISPNIPHGIALGAVAGLLAGAGAGFLAEKLDKVFHSAEEVKEKTGLAVLGTIPFHKPLKKPSKSAKTAGKLETPLLASPISQSTYRYHASPFLEAFRSLQTNLQFISPDQPIRSVVISSAVPADGKSTIATFMAQAAAAMGQRVLLVDADLRRPQLHVRTDLPNVWGLSHVISSDINVKDVIQPSPLEENLFVLTAGQIPPDPTRLLCSQKMQHLVESFEEMFDLVIFDTPPMLGLADARLLAAHTDGIVMVVGLGRTDRTVLMQVLSGLKTSHARVLGVVANGVKNYTTSSYDYYHRYYAKMPQETTV
- a CDS encoding glycosyltransferase family 4 protein, with translation MSNSETPLRHSKSLRLSILTQYYPPDYAATGQLIEELAVELGKQGLSVRVFTGQPGYAFNSQSAPAREYFQQLIVQRSRATRIWSKRIRGKALNGLIFCLRAGLHLLRTRSRGDILLLTTAPPFLPILGYLAKKLFGLPYVCLVYDLYPDVAVELNVVSHRHWLVKFWNTVNCHIWKQAQQIVVLSPSMKNRIAAKCPALNDKITVIHNWADANWIVPIAKQDNWFAQNFNLVDRFTVLYSGNMGRCHDMETILNAAQLLQHKPILFVFIGNGAKREAFEAQTRLLGLRNCRFLPYQDKQNLPYSLTSGDLSLVSISSGMEGLVAPSKLYAALAAGRPIAAICEPQSYLQALIAEAECGAAFSNGDAKGLAEFIQQLSTDERLVKRMGEAGRRYLQSHFTPDLIAQEYSNVLHKSVISEFASSPNGRDGRKGRKTNTMGQGTGG